From the genome of Desulfovibrio aminophilus:
AGGAACGCCTCGGTACTGCCGCCCGAGGTCCTGCTCCAGCCCATCGAGGACGCGCACGAGATGGCCGCCGTGGGCACGATCTTCCCCGACTCCCAGGGCAGGCCGAAACTGCACATGCACGCGGCCCTGGGCCGCGAGGACCGGACCCGCACGGGCTGCGTGCGGCCCGGCGTGGACGTCTGGCTGGTGGGCGAACTCGTCATCCTGGAACTGCTGGACGTGGCCATGTCCCGCAAAAAGGACGCCGCCAGCGGCCTGGAACTGCTGGCCGGGGACTGACATGCGCAGCGCTGAAATCGTCATCTGCGGGGCGGGCATCGTGGGCCTGACCCTGGCCCGCGAATTGGTCCACCGGGGCCATTCGGACATCCTCATCCTGGACAAGGAGCCGGACATCGGCCGCCACGCCTCGGGCCGCAACAGCGGCGTGCTCCACTCCGGGGTCTACTACTCGCCGGGCACCCTGCGGGCGCGCTCCTGCCTGGAGGGCAACCGGCTCATGCGCGAGTACTGCCGGGAGCACGGCCTGCCGCTCAAGGAAAACGGCAAGGTCATCGTGGCGCGCACCGAGGCCGAGCTGCCCGGCCTGCGCGAACTGCACCGCCGGGCCACGGAGAACGGCGCGGACGTGAACCTCATCGACGAACAGACCCTGGCGGAGATCGAGCCCCTGGCCCGCACCGTGAGCCAGGCCCTGCACGTGCCCCAGACGGCCGTGGTGGACCCCAAGGCCATCCTGGCCCAACTGCGCCGGGAACTGAACGACTCCGGCAAGGTGCGCTTCCTGTTCATGGCCCGCTTCACGGGCCGCCCCGGGCCGCGCCAGGCCGAGACCACGGCGGGCCTGGTGAACTACGGCTTCTTCATCAACGCCTCCGGGGCCCACTGCGACCGCGTGGCCCACGCCTTCGGCATCGGGCGTAACTACTGTCTCGTGCCCTTCAAGGGCATCTACCGCAAGTTCGTTGGCCCGCGCGCCGACCTCGTGCGCGGCAGCATCTACCCCGTGCCGGACATCCGCAATCCCTTCCTGGGCGTGCATTTCACCCGGGGCGTGCACGACGACGTCTATCTCGGCCCCACGGCCATTCCGGCCTTCGGCCGCGAAAACTACGGCATCCTGGCCGGGGTGGACGGCGAGGCTCCCGCTATCCTCTGGCGCGACGCCGTGCTCTTCGCCACCAACCCCAAGTTCCGGGCCGTGGCCCTGGAAGAGCCGCGCAAGTATTTCTTCCGGCACTTCTTCAACGACGCCCGCAAGCTGGTCAAGGAACTGGACCCGGCAGACGTGGCGCCCACGCACAAGGCGGGCATCCGGCCCCAGCTGGTGGACCTGGGCACGCACGAGCTGGTCATGGACTTCCTGGTGGAGCGCGACCAGGAGAGCCTGCACGTGCTCAACGCCATCTCCCCGGCCTTCACCAGCTCCCTGTTCTTCGCCAGGATGCTCGCCGACGAGCACCTGAACTGACCGCGGGAGGAACTGAAAACGCGCCCTTTGACCCCGGACTTTTTGTCGTGTATGCGCAGCCGTTAGGGTGAATCTCGGCGGACGACGGCGACGGGGCAAGGGCTCCGTCCGACGCGCCCAACCGGATCGCCTTGGAGGACAGATGAACCTGCTGAAATGCTTGAAGGACTTCCCACAGCTGACCATCGGCGACCTGACCGCCCGCCTGCCCATCATCCAGGGCGGCATGGGCGTGGGCATCTCGCTGTCCGGCTTGGCTTCGGCCGTGGCCAACGAAGGCGGCGTGGGGGTCATCTCGGCGGCCATGATCGGCAACGCCGAGCCCGACATCGCCAAGGACCCCACCGGCGCGCACATCCGCGCCCTGACCCGCGAAATCCGCAAGGCCCGCGAACTGACCAAGGGCATCCTGGGCGTGAACGTCATGGTCGCCCTGTC
Proteins encoded in this window:
- a CDS encoding PPC domain-containing DNA-binding protein, encoding MEYSQGRTGRVFVVRLGDGDRLPDSVEAFAAEQNIHRAVCWLLGGAGGGRLVVGPRNASVLPPEVLLQPIEDAHEMAAVGTIFPDSQGRPKLHMHAALGREDRTRTGCVRPGVDVWLVGELVILELLDVAMSRKKDAASGLELLAGD
- the lhgO gene encoding L-2-hydroxyglutarate oxidase; amino-acid sequence: MRSAEIVICGAGIVGLTLARELVHRGHSDILILDKEPDIGRHASGRNSGVLHSGVYYSPGTLRARSCLEGNRLMREYCREHGLPLKENGKVIVARTEAELPGLRELHRRATENGADVNLIDEQTLAEIEPLARTVSQALHVPQTAVVDPKAILAQLRRELNDSGKVRFLFMARFTGRPGPRQAETTAGLVNYGFFINASGAHCDRVAHAFGIGRNYCLVPFKGIYRKFVGPRADLVRGSIYPVPDIRNPFLGVHFTRGVHDDVYLGPTAIPAFGRENYGILAGVDGEAPAILWRDAVLFATNPKFRAVALEEPRKYFFRHFFNDARKLVKELDPADVAPTHKAGIRPQLVDLGTHELVMDFLVERDQESLHVLNAISPAFTSSLFFARMLADEHLN